The following coding sequences are from one Streptomyces sp. NBC_00536 window:
- a CDS encoding alpha/beta hydrolase, translating into MVNEHRPTRRNVLKTVGGLSAAVALGAGGVLASASAAAAVGDAGGLHIVDRGEGDPRMWYYRFQTDAIGWQPAVNVLLPDDYHWSGRTYPVLYLFHGGGTDQDFITFDRLRIRELTQGKPIIVVMPDGGHAGWYSNPVTSNVGPRNWETFHIGQLIPWVEANFRTFAEYDGRAVGGFSMGGFGALKYAAKYWGHFASVSSHSGPASVRRDGGAVVHWANLSSAALDLGGGTVYGVPWDEARVTADNPMERIESYRNKRVFLVAGTSPDRTNAFDTFNETQVLAGQREFRGALDRAGIPHEWHEEPGGHFVRDYMLTRDLDGIIDRLRKA; encoded by the coding sequence ATGGTGAACGAGCACCGTCCCACCCGCAGGAACGTCCTCAAGACCGTCGGCGGTCTCTCCGCCGCGGTGGCCCTGGGCGCCGGAGGCGTCCTCGCGTCGGCCTCGGCGGCCGCCGCCGTCGGCGACGCGGGCGGCCTGCACATCGTGGACCGTGGCGAGGGCGACCCCCGCATGTGGTACTACCGCTTCCAGACCGACGCGATCGGCTGGCAGCCCGCCGTCAACGTGCTGCTCCCGGACGACTACCACTGGAGCGGGCGCACCTACCCCGTCCTCTACCTGTTCCACGGCGGCGGCACCGACCAGGACTTCATCACCTTCGACCGCCTCCGCATCCGCGAATTGACCCAGGGCAAGCCGATCATCGTCGTCATGCCCGACGGCGGGCACGCGGGCTGGTACTCCAACCCCGTCACCTCCAACGTCGGCCCCCGCAACTGGGAGACCTTCCACATCGGGCAGTTGATCCCCTGGGTCGAGGCGAACTTCCGGACCTTCGCCGAATACGACGGCCGCGCCGTCGGCGGGTTCTCGATGGGCGGCTTCGGCGCCCTGAAGTACGCCGCAAAGTACTGGGGCCACTTCGCCTCGGTGAGCTCCCACTCCGGCCCGGCCAGCGTGCGCCGCGACGGCGGCGCCGTCGTGCACTGGGCCAACCTGTCCTCCGCGGCCCTGGACCTGGGCGGGGGCACCGTCTACGGCGTGCCGTGGGACGAGGCCAGGGTCACCGCGGACAACCCGATGGAACGCATCGAGAGCTACCGCAACAAGCGGGTCTTCCTCGTCGCGGGCACCAGCCCCGACCGGACGAACGCCTTCGACACCTTCAACGAGACCCAGGTGCTCGCCGGTCAGCGCGAGTTCCGCGGGGCGCTCGACCGGGCCGGGATCCCGCACGAGTGGCACGAGGAGCCGGGCGGCCACTTCGTCCGCGACTACATGTTGACCCGCGACCTCGACGGGATCATCGACCGGCTCCGCAAGGCCTGA